A window of the Verminephrobacter eiseniae EF01-2 genome harbors these coding sequences:
- a CDS encoding amino acid ABC transporter permease, with product MSLDFLPVLEGLPELLHGAIVTVKITATSLVLGCIFGLLVGMGRLDRSKRLRYGICTAYVTFIRGTPLLVQLFLLFFGLPQFDILLPAFLCGVLGLGIYSGAYVSEIVRGAIQSIDKGQMEAARSLGMSSGKAMRTIILPQAVVRMIPPLGNEFIALIKNSALVSLLTIADLMHEGQKIISVSYRSLEVYLAVALVYLVLTTLTGMALQKVEQRLRAGGAV from the coding sequence ATGAGCCTGGATTTCTTACCGGTACTCGAAGGTTTGCCGGAGCTATTGCATGGCGCCATCGTGACGGTGAAAATCACCGCCACCTCGCTGGTGCTGGGCTGCATTTTCGGCCTGCTGGTCGGCATGGGGCGATTGGACCGCAGCAAGCGCCTGCGCTACGGCATCTGCACGGCTTACGTCACCTTCATCCGTGGCACACCGCTGCTGGTGCAATTGTTTTTGCTGTTTTTCGGCTTGCCGCAGTTCGATATTCTGCTGCCCGCCTTCCTGTGCGGCGTGCTTGGCCTGGGCATCTACTCCGGTGCCTATGTGTCGGAAATCGTGCGCGGTGCGATTCAGTCCATCGACAAGGGGCAGATGGAAGCAGCGCGTTCGCTCGGCATGTCGTCCGGCAAGGCGATGCGCACCATCATCCTGCCGCAAGCCGTGGTGCGCATGATTCCACCGTTGGGCAATGAATTCATCGCACTGATCAAGAACTCGGCGCTGGTGTCGCTGCTGACCATCGCAGACCTGATGCACGAAGGCCAGAAGATCATCAGCGTGTCTTATCGCTCGCTGGAAGTCTATCTTGCCGTCGCCCTGGTCTATCTGGTGCTGACCACACTGACCGGCATGGCCTTGCAAAAAGTCGAGCAGCGCCTGCGTGCAGGAGGGGCGGTCTGA
- a CDS encoding amino acid ABC transporter ATP-binding protein, which translates to MITISQLGKSFSGQRILRGIDLQVEASQVVVIIGPSGSGKSTLLRCCNGLEVAEEGSISICNQHLLIDGKIIADHALNDLRTQVGMVFQSFNLFPHLSVLENVTVGPRKIRGMSKDQAETLAHDLLAKVGLAAKADAMPATLSGGQKQRVAIARALAMQPQVMLFDEPTSALDPELVGEVLQVMKTLANEGMTMIVVTHEMGFAREVADRVVVMDQGCIVEAGPPGQIFVNPTQERTRSFLQAVLRPASV; encoded by the coding sequence ATGATCACGATCTCGCAACTGGGCAAGTCATTCTCCGGCCAGCGCATTCTGCGTGGCATCGATTTGCAGGTAGAAGCCTCGCAAGTGGTCGTCATCATTGGCCCCAGCGGTTCCGGCAAGAGCACCTTGCTGCGTTGCTGCAATGGCCTGGAAGTGGCGGAAGAAGGCAGTATCTCGATCTGCAATCAGCATCTGCTCATCGACGGCAAGATAATCGCCGATCACGCCTTGAACGATTTGCGCACGCAAGTCGGCATGGTGTTTCAGTCCTTCAATCTGTTCCCGCATCTATCGGTGCTGGAAAACGTCACCGTCGGCCCGCGCAAAATACGCGGCATGTCGAAAGACCAGGCCGAAACGCTGGCGCATGACCTGCTGGCCAAGGTCGGCCTGGCTGCCAAGGCCGATGCCATGCCCGCCACCTTGTCCGGCGGACAGAAACAGCGCGTGGCGATTGCCCGCGCGCTGGCGATGCAACCGCAAGTCATGCTGTTCGACGAGCCCACCTCGGCGCTCGACCCGGAACTGGTCGGCGAAGTCCTGCAAGTGATGAAAACGCTCGCCAACGAAGGCATGACCATGATCGTCGTCACGCATGAAATGGGTTTTGCCCGTGAAGTGGCCGATAGGGTGGTGGTCATGGACCAGGGTTGCATCGTCGAAGCTGGCCCGCCGGGGCAGATTTTCGTCAACCCGACGCAGGAACGCACACGCAGTTTTCTGCAAGCCGTATTGAGACCGGCCTCCGTATGA
- a CDS encoding transporter substrate-binding domain-containing protein has protein sequence MNRYFISLLAAFSFGLLPALASAQTVSVIRVATDATFPPFEFFKNGKRTGFDIELIELLAKNMGKKVEWTDIDFKGLIPGLVSRRFDVASSAIYITEERRRVVDFTDPYYPGGLVVLTKASNTAIRQPSDLAGKKVSVQVGTKSANYLKAYYPQTERIEVEKNQEMFNLVEIGRADAAVTGKPAAIEYAKTRPGMKVLDKQVSVELYGYAVRKDLPQLTEEMNAALKKAKLDGSYDKLVHKWLSSK, from the coding sequence ATGAACCGTTACTTCATCAGCCTGCTCGCCGCCTTCAGTTTCGGCCTGCTGCCGGCGCTGGCATCGGCGCAAACCGTCAGCGTCATCCGCGTTGCCACCGATGCCACCTTTCCGCCCTTCGAGTTTTTCAAGAATGGCAAGCGCACCGGCTTCGATATCGAGTTGATCGAGTTGCTGGCCAAAAACATGGGCAAGAAGGTCGAATGGACCGACATCGATTTCAAAGGGCTGATTCCCGGCCTGGTGTCGCGCCGTTTCGATGTTGCCTCCTCCGCCATCTACATCACCGAAGAACGCCGCCGCGTCGTCGACTTCACCGACCCTTATTATCCGGGTGGCCTGGTGGTGCTGACCAAGGCCAGCAACACGGCGATCAGGCAGCCATCCGATCTGGCGGGCAAAAAGGTCTCGGTTCAGGTCGGCACCAAGTCGGCCAACTATCTCAAAGCGTATTACCCGCAAACCGAGCGCATCGAGGTCGAGAAAAATCAGGAAATGTTCAACCTGGTCGAAATCGGCCGCGCCGATGCCGCCGTCACCGGCAAACCCGCCGCCATCGAATACGCCAAGACCCGCCCCGGCATGAAGGTGCTGGACAAGCAGGTCAGTGTCGAACTCTACGGCTATGCAGTGCGCAAGGACTTGCCGCAACTGACGGAAGAAATGAATGCCGCACTGAAAAAGGCCAAGCTCGACGGCAGCTATGACAAGCTGGTGCACAAGTGGCTGTCATCCAAATAA
- a CDS encoding type I restriction endonuclease subunit R → MAFLSEAAIELALLEQLRGLGYRIEQEKDIGPDGPRPERESHDEVVLKKRFADAVARLNPGLPLEARQVAMRRLMQSELPTLLEENRRLHKLMTDGVEVEYYAEDGTLTTGTVALIDFKRPEQNDWLAVSQFVVIAGQYQRRPDVVVFVNGLPLVVIELKALGNATLLAAFQQLQNYKQQIAALFNTNALLVTSDGVHARVGSLSADQERFMPWRTTDGTAITPKGKPELPTLIEGVFAHRRLLDLLRHFTVFDETGSGLVKIIAGYHQFHAVMRAVDSTLRASSQWQGVQEDPRDYGWSSVKTQAKGDRRAGVIWHTQGSGKSLLMVFYARQLAQHVAMANPTLVVLTDRNDLDDQLFATFSRCRDFIRQTPVQANSREDLQKLLMRASGGVIFTTLQKFAESSQPLTERHNVVVIADEAHRSQYGFRAKLDARTGGVSYGFAKYLRDALPHASFIGFTGTPIEASGVNTRAVFGNYIDIYDISRAVEDGATVLIYYESRLARIELDGDERHKIDAEVDAMIEDDSEAEQERFKKEWSTVEALVGSDKRLALIAQDMVTHFEARMAALDGKAMAVCMSRHVCVRLYEEIVKLRPGWHSADDKAGALKIVMTGAASDPAEWQQHVGNKARRDVLAKRARDIRDPLKLVIVCDMWLTGFDAPCMHTMYVDKPMQGHGLMQAIARVNRVFRDKPAGLIVDYIGIAHYLKSALRQYSKSDRKNTGIDESKAVAMMMEKYEIVRNMYHGFDYTLDGTAQERLVMMAGAIEWILDMQQKSAARESSREGKKTAHRRYQDAVLALSKAFSLVSASDEARTIREEVGFFQAIRDALVKSSGAMGVMGQERELAIRQIVSRAVISTEIVDILAAVGIKSPDISILSDQFLTEIAQMERKNLALEALRKLINDDIRSRSKANVVQSKAFSERLEEAMARYHANAITTAEVLQELITLAKDIRAERQRGEESGLSDEEIAFYDALAENDSALQMMGDDKLRLIAHELLVSLRNNISVDWAHRESARAQMRMLVKRILRKYGYPPDLQDEAVRTVLRQAEVSIRSMSGNALDENLKGFRLK, encoded by the coding sequence ATGGCTTTTTTATCTGAAGCCGCTATTGAGCTGGCACTGCTAGAGCAATTGCGGGGGCTGGGCTACCGCATCGAGCAGGAAAAAGATATCGGCCCCGATGGTCCGCGTCCGGAACGCGAAAGCCACGATGAGGTCGTGCTCAAAAAGCGCTTCGCGGATGCTGTGGCGCGGCTCAATCCTGGCCTGCCGCTGGAGGCGCGGCAGGTTGCCATGCGCCGGCTGATGCAGTCGGAGTTGCCAACGCTGCTCGAAGAAAACCGCCGCCTGCACAAACTGATGACCGATGGGGTGGAGGTCGAGTACTACGCCGAGGATGGCACGCTGACCACGGGCACGGTCGCGCTCATTGACTTCAAGCGGCCAGAGCAGAACGATTGGCTGGCGGTCAGTCAATTCGTCGTGATTGCCGGGCAATATCAGCGCCGCCCGGATGTGGTGGTGTTTGTGAATGGCCTGCCGCTGGTGGTGATCGAGTTGAAGGCGCTAGGCAATGCGACTTTGCTCGCGGCCTTCCAGCAGTTGCAGAACTATAAGCAGCAGATTGCGGCATTGTTCAATACCAATGCGCTGCTGGTGACTTCGGATGGTGTCCATGCCCGTGTTGGTTCGCTGTCTGCCGATCAGGAGCGCTTTATGCCTTGGCGCACCACGGATGGCACGGCGATTACGCCAAAGGGCAAACCGGAGTTGCCAACCTTGATCGAGGGCGTGTTTGCGCATCGCCGCCTGCTCGACCTGTTGCGCCACTTTACGGTGTTTGATGAAACGGGTTCAGGCTTGGTCAAGATTATTGCTGGCTATCATCAGTTCCACGCCGTCATGCGTGCGGTCGATTCAACCTTGCGCGCATCGAGCCAATGGCAGGGGGTGCAAGAAGACCCACGCGATTACGGCTGGTCCAGTGTCAAAACCCAGGCCAAAGGTGACAGAAGGGCCGGCGTGATCTGGCATACCCAAGGCTCAGGCAAAAGCCTGTTGATGGTGTTCTACGCCAGGCAACTGGCACAGCATGTGGCCATGGCGAATCCAACCCTGGTCGTGCTGACCGACCGCAACGACCTTGACGATCAACTTTTTGCCACTTTCTCCAGGTGCCGCGATTTCATTCGGCAAACACCGGTGCAGGCCAACAGCCGGGAGGATTTGCAAAAACTGTTGATGCGCGCATCCGGCGGTGTGATTTTTACCACCTTGCAAAAGTTTGCCGAGTCAAGTCAGCCGCTGACCGAGCGTCACAATGTGGTGGTGATTGCTGATGAGGCGCACCGCAGCCAATATGGTTTTCGCGCCAAACTCGATGCCAGGACGGGCGGGGTTTCCTACGGCTTCGCCAAATACCTGCGCGATGCCCTGCCTCATGCCTCATTCATCGGCTTTACCGGCACGCCGATCGAAGCCAGTGGTGTGAACACCCGGGCGGTGTTTGGCAATTACATCGATATCTATGACATCAGCCGTGCCGTCGAGGATGGCGCGACGGTGCTCATCTATTATGAATCACGGCTTGCGCGCATCGAACTCGATGGGGATGAGAGGCACAAAATCGATGCCGAAGTGGATGCGATGATCGAGGACGACTCCGAAGCCGAACAAGAGCGCTTCAAGAAAGAATGGTCAACCGTGGAAGCCCTGGTGGGCAGCGATAAACGCCTCGCGCTGATTGCGCAAGACATGGTGACGCACTTCGAAGCGCGCATGGCCGCACTGGATGGCAAGGCAATGGCGGTGTGCATGAGTCGCCATGTCTGCGTGAGACTGTACGAGGAAATCGTGAAACTGCGCCCCGGCTGGCACAGCGCCGACGACAAGGCGGGCGCGCTCAAAATCGTGATGACGGGTGCCGCCAGCGACCCCGCAGAATGGCAACAGCATGTCGGTAACAAGGCGCGCCGCGATGTGCTGGCCAAGCGCGCTCGCGACATCAGGGACCCGCTCAAACTGGTGATTGTGTGCGATATGTGGCTCACCGGTTTTGATGCGCCCTGCATGCACACGATGTATGTGGACAAGCCCATGCAAGGGCATGGCCTGATGCAGGCGATTGCGCGGGTCAATCGCGTGTTCCGCGACAAACCCGCCGGATTGATCGTGGACTATATCGGCATCGCCCATTATCTTAAATCGGCGCTGCGACAATACTCGAAAAGCGACCGGAAAAATACCGGTATCGATGAATCCAAGGCCGTCGCGATGATGATGGAGAAGTACGAAATCGTGCGCAACATGTACCACGGTTTCGATTACACGTTGGATGGAACAGCGCAAGAACGCCTGGTCATGATGGCCGGCGCCATCGAGTGGATTCTCGACATGCAGCAAAAATCGGCGGCCAGGGAGAGCAGCCGGGAAGGCAAGAAGACTGCGCATCGCCGCTATCAGGATGCAGTGCTGGCGCTGTCCAAGGCTTTTTCCCTGGTGTCTGCTTCTGACGAAGCGCGCACCATTCGGGAAGAAGTCGGCTTTTTCCAGGCGATTCGCGATGCACTGGTGAAAAGCAGTGGCGCAATGGGCGTGATGGGGCAAGAACGCGAATTGGCCATTCGGCAAATCGTGAGCCGCGCGGTGATTTCTACCGAAATCGTCGACATTCTGGCCGCAGTCGGCATCAAGAGCCCGGATATTTCCATCCTGTCCGACCAATTTCTGACCGAAATCGCGCAGATGGAGCGCAAGAATCTCGCGCTGGAGGCCTTGCGCAAGTTGATCAATGACGACATCCGTTCACGCAGCAAAGCCAACGTGGTGCAAAGCAAAGCCTTCTCGGAACGGCTGGAAGAGGCCATGGCGCGCTACCACGCCAATGCCATCACGACCGCCGAAGTGCTGCAAGAGTTGATCACCCTGGCCAAGGACATTCGCGCCGAGCGCCAGCGCGGGGAAGAGTCCGGTTTGTCGGATGAGGAGATTGCTTTCTATGACGCGTTAGCCGAAAACGATAGCGCGCTGCAGATGATGGGCGATGACAAACTGCGGCTGATTGCCCACGAATTGCTGGTCAGCCTGCGCAACAACATATCGGTGGATTGGGCGCACCGCGAATCCGCCCGCGCGCAAATGCGCATGCTGGTCAAGCGCATTCTGCGCAAATATGGCTATCCGCCGGATTTGCAGGACGAGGCCGTGCGAACGGTATTGCGACAGGCTGAGGTGTCGATCAGGAGCATGTCCGGCAATGCGCTCGATGAAAATCTGAAGGGCTTCCGCCTGAAATAA